The proteins below come from a single Hirundo rustica isolate bHirRus1 chromosome 6, bHirRus1.pri.v3, whole genome shotgun sequence genomic window:
- the BDNF gene encoding brain-derived neurotrophic factor gives MTILFFTMVISYFTCMKAAPMKEASLRGQGSLAYPGLRTHGTLESINGPNAGSRGLTSLADTFEHVIEELLDEDQDIQPSEGNKDADLYTSRVMLSSQVPLEPPLLFLLEEYKNYLDAANMSMRVRRHSDPARRGELSVCDSTSEWVTAAEKKTAVDMSGATVTVLEKVPVPKGQLKQYFYETKCNPKGYTKEGCRGIDKRHWNSQCRTTQSYVRALTMDNKKRVGWRFIRIDTSCVCTLTIKRGR, from the coding sequence ATGACCATCCTTTTCTTTACTATGGTTATCTCATACTTCACTTGCATGAAAGCTGCCCCAATGAAAGAAGCGAGTCTAAGAGGACAAGGCAGCTTGGCTTACCCAGGTCTTCGGACCCACGGGACTCTTGAGAGCATAAATGGGCCCAATGCTGGTTCAAGAGGACTGACATCGTTGGCAGATACTTTTGAACATGTCATAGAGGAGCTTCTAGATGAGGACCAGGACATCCAGCCCAGTGAGGGAAATAAGGATGCAGACTTGTATACATCCCGAGTCATGCTAAGCAGTCAAGTGCCTTTGGAACCCCCGCTGCTCTTTCTGCTCGAGGAGTACAAAAACTACTTAGATGCTGCAAACATGTCCATGAGAGTCCGGCGCCACTCTGATCCAGCTCGCCGTGGGGAACTGAGTGTATGTGACAGCACGAGTGagtgggtgacagcagcagagaagaagACTGCAGTGGACATGTCCGGGGCAACTGTCACAGTCCTGGAAAAAGTTCCAGTACCCAAAGGCCAGCTGAAGCAATACTTCTATGAGACCAAATGCAACCCTAAGGGATACACAAaggagggctgcaggggcaTAGACAAAAGGCACTGGAACTCTCAGTGCCGAACTACCCAGTCTTACGTGAGAGCTCTCACCATGGATAATAAAAAGAGAGTTGGCTGGCGCTTTATAAGGATAGACACTTCTTGTGTATGTACATTAACCATTAAAAGGGGAAGATAG